TCGGCCCGGCGGTTCTATGTTGCTCAGCTCGTAGGATCAAGAAGAGTACGGGAGTCTCGGCAGGAGTCGAGatccctcaacggtcttatccagGCTACGCGGCTGGAGGAAAAGCAAGCTTATCATCATCACGGGAAAGCGGTCAGCGCCTGCATCCGGACGTCAGAGGACCACACGCTGGACGCACCGAAAGAAGATTCCCTGGCAGAGTTGGCAAGGTAAAGTAGTCTTGTTTCCCACCGCGCGAGCTGAGGGAACAAGGCCGCGTGCCGGCGGGCCCCCCGGATGACGACAGGCAATCCCGGCCCACATGGCAGTGAGCCGGGAGGCGCCCATAAATAGACCCCCACCCCTAGGTGAGAGATGGGGGCTCCCTGAGAGATAAAGATTTTTCCCtgttccttctcttcttcttcttccccaagaatacagctcaaggagcgccattgtaaaGCTTCTCAATCTCGGTTAATACATCTAGGCAGGAGTAAGAGttttacctcgacaagagggctccgaacctgggtaaatcgggGTGTTTTTGTGCGTtttgtgcgtgttcttcttcacgtcctccctcctccggatcccccatcgtccatcggccccaattCAAGCCATCtcatggcatctgccgtgacaccaccacgacataATTTCTTCACTGGAAGATGAGCTGGATGTGACATCACAAAAGTTGCTAACTCTGAAAGATCTTCAGACGAGGCGGGAAGACCAGTTGGACATTTTTATTGAGACCAAGAAGATGACATTTGAGATAGGACAGCTCAGGAGAATGGCAGAGGCTTCAAAATCTCAAGCTATAATGCTGACTGCAGAAATTGAGCAGGCGAAGGCCAGCGTTGGCGCAGCCGAAATCAGATGTATTCTGGccaagaagatgaagaagcagctagagATGCAGATCTCTAGCACTTGCAGAGATTAAAGCTCTTCTGAAGGCAGCTATATCCCTGATTTAGTGACTCTTTCAGTTGAAGAGTATTCCATGCTTCATTCCAAAGCTCAAGAGGCTGATGAAAACTCAAGACAGATGGTAGAAGAAGTTGTGCAGCAAGTAGTTGCAGCTAACATTTCAGAGTATGGCTTAGTTAAAAAGCCAGAGGAACCTAAACTAGATGTTGAAGAATGCAAGAAGGCACTACAAGAAGCCCTAAAGAGGGTAGAAGCCGCTAACCATGGCAAACTTGCTCAACGTAGATGGAGATATGAGAATGGACACAAAAGGCGCTCAATCGGCGTCTCTCCGAAGTTCAATAGGGCCGCTCACCACTGTAAAGATTCACATAGTATGGATATCATTTAGTTCCTGCAAGCCAACAATGTAATTTGGGCAGATGCTAAGTATAAAGTTAACAGGCCCTGACGGATATGACAAAAACATTTgtgacaacaaaacatgtgaGCTACCAATCGTCTCCCTTTGTCAAATTCTGAACAGAAAGAACTGAATTTTGTACTGAAGATATGACTTCTGGTAAAAGGATTTCAGGAAAGAGGAAGAAATTTGCATTGCCAGAACTTCCAGTTCTCTTGGCAAAGCaatcaaaaaggaagaagaagagagaatcCTTTTGAGCCGATATTATTGGCACAAGGAAATTGATTGCAATAGTAGTGTTGTACTAGGCAGGTGTAGTACAACCTAATGAAAAACGTAGACTCTCTTGAGCCGACAGAGATTAGGCTAGGGAAATGGATTGTAATTGTCGTGTTTATTATGTAGCTAGAGTTCATCTTGAGGATGTATAATATCCGGGTATTTTAGCCCCTGTTATATTGGCTTGAGGTTATCAGCATCAGATGGTGGTGCTACTTAAAGTACAACGTTACTCTCTCGTTGctaattatatttttcttactgGATTTAATGCTTTAACCATGGTTTTTAACAGTCGTTTTGAGTTTTTGACAATCTCGAGTTTAAGACATTTGCATCCGGCGATCTTGAAGTCCATTGTATTTACCAATAAGTAAGATATAAACACAAAGTGAACAAGTTGTCGATATGTCCGAGTGGTTAAGGAGACAGACTTGAAATCTGTTGGGCTACGCCCGCGCAGGTTCGAACCCTGCTGTCGACGCTAACTTTTCTCgattcccttttttttgtggTGGTTTCAGTGATTAAGGCAAAATGAAAGCGTATGAAAAAAGAAGGAGGCTGTCACACAACCAACGGATCCTGCTCAAGTAAAGGTCGTGCTAGTCGAATCCACTGCTAAAGTTTTTGAATTTTGACTAAAAAGAACTGTGACCTCTTTGTCCTCTAGGAAAGGAAGACCTGAACTCTGAAGCACAGTTAACACACGCATGCATAACCCATGTTCAAAGACCTCAAGTTTGAAAAATATTTGCCTTCCACTGAACTGTACTTGAGTGATTAATATCCATGGCAGTCAGCATACACTTTACTCTGATCCATTCGAATTTGTCTTCCTTTCACACAACAAATCGCAAGAAATTCTACTGATGAAGCAAAGTTTGCAGCATCAGGACGCAAAGTTCCTCCAGCCCATCGAACGGACTAGCACACAACTTTCTATCCATGTCCAACAGGCAACAGCCTACAGCCAGCGACGTGTGTGTAGAATACTAGAATCAACAAACAGTGCAAGTGGGGGATCGAGCAGAGCACACGATCTTTCCGTTCCGGCGAGGCCAGGTCTCTTCTCCAGACCAATTATTCATCGCAAGGAAGCTTCTTTGAGCAGGCACACACTCTCGCCTCATCTGGATTCGATGCAATTAAACCTGGGGCCAGGGCAGCAGCTCCCACTGCAACCTGTCCAGAGGGTATCTGAATATCTGATCTAGATGTTCCTGAAGCATTCCATGCCTCGCCAAAGTAACACTGGAGCCTAAAGGCGAAACGAACCTGCTGTACCATCGGAGATCGGATGCTGGAAAATTCATCCACTTGTCTGCTGGCATCCGGTCCTTTTCCGAACCACTGAGTGCTTGGTGGAGCCAGTGGACGGGAAACATCCAGAAACATGCTTGCATCGATTCGGTTCAGCTAAAATAGCTGTGTTGGTGATTATCCATTCATGTCGAAGATATTTTCTCCATtgtataattcttgtctcaaatttgccaaaaaatacatatatatttatttctaaaaagtgtctagatacatgtaatatttcgacaaaaattatgaaacggagggaataatATTTATTGGCTCCTTATTACCTTGCAAAGATATCCGAACAAGTTTTCGTGTCCATTTAGAACAAGAAGGTTATTTTGGGAACATATCTTACTAGTTTTTTCTTGACTTCAAAATCAAGCATAACCAACAATACATGCTTGATGACACATCATCCAAATGTTAGAGTACAGAATACAACAATCACATATGGCTAATTGGTTATGCCAACACTCCATTTCTTCCCGATTAATGTTACACAAAGCAGTTTTGACAGAGTAAAAGGACTGTAATAGGCCATACTGAAGTTCGCTCTTGGTTCTTGCATATTCCAAACATCAGAGATTTCAGTTTCTAGCATGTACCAATGAGAAAGCAAGCTTGTTTTCAATTGAATGGTGAATAGAAAAACAACATTTCAATGTGAAAACAGGACATTGGAAAGTTAAACTACCAAAAAGTTAGAGAAGTACATTATTGCGTCTAACAAAGAGATGCTGCACATCCTCACTATTTCTACCCCTATTTACTTGCCACAACATTAACATGGTTCATTCTGCTGTTGGGGCTGCTCACCTTGCCAAGCCCAAACGATATCTTTCAAAGCTGGCCTCATACTTTGTTTCATAACATTCTGATACTCGAGGGTATCACCATTGATCTTCTTGATTTCCACCAAATGAAAGTTTGGCGTAAACTGAAATATCTCAGTATTGATGGACATTGCACCCTTCCTTCCTGGTTGCAAACTTTCCATCTTCAATAGACCACCATCTTTCTTGATGAGCTTTAGCCGCAAGCTCTTTGCAATGTCCTCGAGTTTTCTGATAATTGTTATAGCTGTGTTGGTCGATGTAAATTTTGACTCCTTGTTGCAATTATCCCCAAACATACCAGAGAGATCAAACCCAGATGATAGAGCAATGATGTCAAAAGCATTCAAGTTAGTGACTTTTcctgtttcttcttttccatcATCAGTTGTATTGTTGTTGAATGGATCTGAAGCTGGATCCATGTCAACATGAACGACATTCTCTGTTGGTATGCTATAATTAAGTAACTCTGAGTTAAGCCCTGTTGTGAACCAAGGATTTTCCATGATTTCTGAGAAGGAGATCCGTGTAGCAGGGTTTGGATCAAGAATACGCCGCAAAAGCCTCCGGGCATCCGAAGAAAACCAGCTTGGCCACTTGAGTTCTGCTTTGTAAATCTTCTTATACATGTCCATCAAATTCTTGTCTTGGAAAGGGAGATAACCAGCCAACAATACATACAAGATCACTCCACAAGCCCAGATATCAGCTTTTGCACCATCATATCCTTTTTTACTAATCAGTTCTGGAGCAACATATGCAGGAGTACCACAAGTTGTGTGGAGCAACCCATCTTGTCTCTTGCATTCTGCAAGTGCACTTAAACCGAAGTCTGAGATCTTCAAATTGCGATcttcatcaagaagaagattTTCAGGCTTCAAATCACGGTGATAAACCCCTCTGCTGTGACAGAAGTCAACTGCACTATTTAGTTGTTGGAAGTACTTCCTAGCAACATCTTCTTTCAGCCTTCCACGTTGAACCTTGTTGAACAGTTCACCACCCTTCACATACTCTAGCACAAAATATATCTTGGTTTTTGTTGCCATCACCTCATACAATTGGACTATGTTAGGATGTTTGACCAACTTCATCACCGATATCTCCCGTCTTACTTGATCCATAAGCCCACATTTGAATATCTTCTCTTTGTCAATCACCTTGATGGCGACGCTCTGCGATGTATTAACATCACGGCCATAGTATACTTTAGCAAAGCTTCCTTGCCCAAGCAATCTTCCCATCTCATATCTCTGCATCAAAATATTTCCTTTTTGCTCTGGCATCTTGTCCAATATATTTACGCACACAAAGGCGGTGATGTTGTAACTTGAATCAAGCCGGGGCACTCAATGATGTGGAGGGAGCTTACTTACGATCGATTGGAGATGGTTGAGCTGCCGCATCTAGCCCCATCTTGCGTATGCACATGGAGCAACTGTTGTGCACACCCTTGTACTTCAATGTCATCCAGAGCAAGAATGGAAATATGTTTGGCTACCCTGCCAATTGCATGCTAAGCAAGGTGGCTCTCTAGCACGCGAAGACATCGTTCAACATTTCCTTGTTATTTCCATCCAACTGAAAGCCCAATACTGTAAGGAGAAAGCATGAATGATTAGGAAACAATGAAGAAATCACAAGCAAACTAAACAATTGAACAAAGAGAAAGTTTACACACATGATTGTTGTATTTGTTTATATAAGAATATAAATTAGAACAACTCTGTTGTCTCTTAACACAAAAGATTGTTTGTTAAGGCCAGTACTCTCATAGAGCTAGGaacctttatgaaatttgAGTTATgattcttttgattttgaactacCAAAACTTATGTTTATCCTTCAGTAGATTCAGAAGGTAGACGGCTGCAGCCTACAGGACAACGGATGGGTGAGAACTGAGAACTGCATCCTCCAGTTCTACAAGAACATAACTGTTTCCTTATAGTGAAAATGTTTCACGTCGGGAAGTCTACAGCGTACAACAAAATAAAGACCGTGTTACCAAGTTTGTTCATGACATATCATCTATCTAGTCTTGTACAATT
This is a stretch of genomic DNA from Brachypodium distachyon strain Bd21 chromosome 1, Brachypodium_distachyon_v3.0, whole genome shotgun sequence. It encodes these proteins:
- the LOC100822784 gene encoding CBL-interacting protein kinase 10 isoform X1, whose translation is MPEQKGNILMQRYEMGRLLGQGSFAKVYYGRDVNTSQSVAIKVIDKEKIFKCGLMDQVRREISVMKLVKHPNIVQLYEVMATKTKIYFVLEYVKGGELFNKVQRGRLKEDVARKYFQQLNSAVDFCHSRGVYHRDLKPENLLLDEDRNLKISDFGLSALAECKRQDGLLHTTCGTPAYVAPELISKKGYDGAKADIWACGVILYVLLAGYLPFQDKNLMDMYKKIYKAELKWPSWFSSDARRLLRRILDPNPATRISFSEIMENPWFTTGLNSELLNYSIPTENVVHVDMDPASDPFNNNTTDDGKEETGKVTNLNAFDIIALSSGFDLSGMFGDNCNKESKFTSTNTAITIIRKLEDIAKSLRLKLIKKDGGLLKMESLQPGRKGAMSINTEIFQFTPNFHLVEIKKINGDTLEYQNVMKQSMRPALKDIVWAWQGEQPQQQNEPC
- the LOC100822784 gene encoding CBL-interacting protein kinase 10 isoform X2 — translated: MRQLNHLQSIRYEMGRLLGQGSFAKVYYGRDVNTSQSVAIKVIDKEKIFKCGLMDQVRREISVMKLVKHPNIVQLYEVMATKTKIYFVLEYVKGGELFNKVQRGRLKEDVARKYFQQLNSAVDFCHSRGVYHRDLKPENLLLDEDRNLKISDFGLSALAECKRQDGLLHTTCGTPAYVAPELISKKGYDGAKADIWACGVILYVLLAGYLPFQDKNLMDMYKKIYKAELKWPSWFSSDARRLLRRILDPNPATRISFSEIMENPWFTTGLNSELLNYSIPTENVVHVDMDPASDPFNNNTTDDGKEETGKVTNLNAFDIIALSSGFDLSGMFGDNCNKESKFTSTNTAITIIRKLEDIAKSLRLKLIKKDGGLLKMESLQPGRKGAMSINTEIFQFTPNFHLVEIKKINGDTLEYQNVMKQSMRPALKDIVWAWQGEQPQQQNEPC